A genomic stretch from Hoplias malabaricus isolate fHopMal1 chromosome 4, fHopMal1.hap1, whole genome shotgun sequence includes:
- the scaf11 gene encoding protein SCAF11, with translation MPIESGKGVQGAEDGSEDEENQRCPICLNNPRPSDCAVPESCSHRYCFSCILRWAQIVQICPVDRRPFSIICRLDPVLGYVKIPVKTRSISNNHENVEQVFFTYFSKEEATNVGGKEGKRGHAKLKCQINDVYCAPKKKKMRKERCLSQLLTQNVQPGLSAQHGETLSMLTQIVTGSEVVSEEEPLHEERKLLQRNVSEHQWLPIPVPNAPAYLTSIFSRRCPRSHDFPQHPQFIPSTFPCPLRSGVSIFYGKVCAVTCPKGEGRKSTRGSGSKSAANQEQNAASRRSSRRRKSVNEESLSTQSQQSDSDASSPTGSASSDMHASTSKEKQAGKQKPAKRKGGTKKKITQAVVETEEEDTEKEQETGQGSEEQMAVNMDPLQELENNEEAKACRNPHQGDANVDVDSDSVDHDAYKSKVDIEDLVDPAESEIISAGIEQHDEEFKTENVDNPKDNQSSPQEKLDCFEDETPEGELVTPEIELAMPERESELVSSAREPEQVTPEREPATHEQILAAHKRDLSVERDDELSAPSTDQIKEVESSDTCGSLIVQPQDNLPTVGSSHRIIDQKPVSETLLQPSECESVTNEVGKLESVSGTCLPEHTAQVMKEMLVSPDAKDDTLDISHQDNTDSIPMDCDSPGSDHTSVLPEVSESSSLAPGPQISSADQIPNQDIGQNNHAQTSKSEPSKDEKGSDRKDGRQRRSRFHSPTTTWSPKRESRGEGSRRSRSRDRDRSRNAGSSPRSRGREHDDDRGSSRRNRSRERRSRRRSRSRSRSRSRSRSRSRNRPNRRSLSPERNDQRAQSPRKRDSWGGEGWRGARNFRNSNWRNNPERQNQFSAREFNSSGNGSLHEMSPDRGKSENPPWVKERSWGNAESREREQQFEENSGDTPTDSWSRGGWNSEQGRGGGRGRPGQRPCGLQVESTDNWRQQRNSFSGNTNNTGSDSYNRFNENRPGGKRREPETSDTPLDRSGWSPASSWAVRRTLPADVQNYYSRRERGPGPGGSIWNRQEEDQPAAGFSKPTDPPQSEPSTHLPNEAVPAPPAVIPHQVNVLGVLRYPLGPVGLRAPSVVMQPTPFAIPPQIPVHLHPPGPPIPIPSISVQSLPPPPPPPPPVQQGCITVLPAESLPQVSFHVPAKVPVKATLNKAAPLQTHPTSTPSVAQPSSTTQPPSHSKAHADSSKKEKKLQIQERAISEVKAAIKPYYQKKDITKEEYKEIVRKAVEKVCHSKSGEVNADKVANLVKAYVDKYKHVRKSKTDKN, from the exons ATGCCCATAGAGTCTGGAAAAG GTGTTCAGGGTGCAGAGGATGGATCGGAGGATGAGGAAAATCAGCGCTGTCCAATTTGTCTGAACAACCCCAGACCTTCAGATTGTGCTGTACCTGAGAGCTGCAGCCACCGCTATTGTTTCAGCTGCATTTTGCGCTGGGCCCAG ATAGTGCAAATCTGCCCAGTGGACCGGAGGCCGTTTAGCATAATCTGTAGACTGGACCCTGTGCTGGGTTATGTCAAG ATTCCTGTCAAAACACGAAGCATATCAAATAACCATGAAAATGTTGAACAAGTTTTCTTTACTTACTTTTCAAA AGAAGAGGCCACAAATGTGGGAGGGAAGGAAGGAAAAAGAGGCCATGCCAAGCTGAAATGTCAAATAA ATGATGTTTATTGTGCTCCAAAGAAGAAAAag ATGAGAAAAGAGAGATGCCTCTCTCAGCTGCTTACTCAAAATGTTCAGCCTGGACTTTCAGCTCAGCACGGAGAGACACTTAGTATGCTGACACAAATTGT AACGGGGTCTGAAGTGGTGTCAGAGGAGGAACCATTACATGAAgaaaggaaacttttgcagagAAATGTTTCAGAGCATCAATGGCTACCCATCCCTGTTCCTAATGCCCCTGCATACCTGACAAG CATTTTTTCCAGACGCTGCCCCCGTTCTCATGACTTTCCTCAGCACCCCCAATTTATACCCTCTACCTTCCCATGTCCACTCAGATCTGGAGTTTCAA TTTTTTATGGAAAGGTTTGTGCAGTCACCTGTCCCAAGGGTGAGGGAAGAAAGAGCACAAGGGGATCTGGATCAAAAAGCGCTGCCAATCAAGAACAGAATGCTGCATCTCGACGCTCTTCGAGACGGAGAAAAAGTGTGAACGAGGAGTCTTTATCTACTCAGTCTCAGCAGTCGGATTCAGACGCCTCTTCTCCTACTGGCAGTGCATCTAGTGACATGCATGCTTCCACAAGCAAAGAAAAACAGGCTGGAAAACAGAAGCCTGCAAAAAGGAAAGGGGGCACAAAAAAGAAGATAACTCAAGCAGTGGTTGAAACTGAAGAAGAGGACACAGAGAAAGAACAAGAAACTGGCCAGGGGAGTGAAGAGCAAATGGCTGTGAATATGGATCCCTTGCAGGAATTGGAGAACAATGAGGAGGCAAAAGCATGTAGAAATCCCCACCAAGGAGATGCTAATGTTGATGTGGATTCAGACTCTGTAGATCATGATGCATACAAGTCAAAAGTGGACATTGAGGATCTTGTGGATCCAGCAGAGAGTGAAATAATTTCAGCTGGTATTGAACAGCATGATGAAGAATTCAAAACCGAGAATGTGGACAACCCAAAGGACAATCAGTCGTCACCTCAAGAGAAGCTGGATTGCTTTGAAGACGAGACACCCGAGGGAGAGCTAGTCACACCCGAGATAGAGCTCGCCATGCCAGAGAGGGAATCAGAGCTAGTTTCATCTGCCAGAGAGCCAGAACAAGTCACACCTGAGAGAGAACCAGCAACACATGAGCAAATATTAGCAGCACATAAGAGAGACCTTTCAGTTGAAAGAGATGATGAGCTCTCTGCTCCCAGTACAGATCAGATAAAGGAAGTGGAATCTAGTGACACCTGTGGCAGTTTAATTGTCCAACCACAGGATAATTTGCCTACAGTTGGCTCTTCCCACAGGATTATTGATCAGAAACCAGTATCGGAAACTCTGTTACAGCCGAGTGAGTGCGAAAGTGTAACAAATGAGGTTGGCAAACTTGAGTCAGTGTCTGGAACCTGCTTACCTGAGCATACAGCTCAGGTAATGAAAGAAATGTTAGTGTCTCCCGATGCAAAAGATGACACTCTTGATATAAGTCATCAAGATAACACTGATTCCATCCCTATGGATTGTGATTCACCTGGCTCAGACCACACCTCTGTTCTTCCTGAGGTGTCTGAAAGTAGTAGTTTAGCTCCTGGCCCCCAGATATCTTCTGCTGACCAGATCCCTAATCAGGACATAGGGCAGAACAACCATGCACAGACTTCCAAGTCTGAGCCTTCCAAAGACGAGAAAGGCTCAGACAGAAAAGATGGACGTCAGCGCAGGTCTCGTTTCCATTCACCCACAACTACCTGGTCTCCTAAAAGGGAGTCTAGAGGGGAAGGATCACGGAGGTCACGGTCAAGAGATCGGGATCGCAGTCGCAATGCAGGCTCATCACCTAGGAGTAGAGGACGTGAACATGACGATGACAGAGGCAGCTCCAGACGGAATCGCAGCAGAGAGAGACGAAGCAGGAGGCGCTCTCGCAGTCGTTCTAGAAGTCGGTCGAGATCACGCTCAAGGTCTAGAAACAGGCCAAACCGGAGAAGTCTGTCTCCAGAACGTAATGATCAAAGGGCACAATCACCACGGAAGAGGGACTCTTGGGGAGGTGAAGGCTGGCGGGGTGCACGTAACTTCCGCAACTCCAATTGGAGGAACAATCCTGAGAGACAGAATCAGTTCTCAGCCAGAGAGTTTAACTCTTCGGGCAATGGGAGCCTCCATGAGATGTCGCCAGACCGAGGTAAATCAGAAAATCCACCATGGGTGAAAGAAAGGTCATGGGGGAATGCTGAGAGTCGGGAGCGCGAGCAGCAATTTGAGGAGAATTCTGGGGACACTCCTACAGACTCTTGGTCTCGAGGAGGCTGGAACTCTGAACAAGGACGTGGTGGTGGACGTGGTCGACCAGGTCAGCGGCCATGTGGCTTACAGGTTGAGTCGACTGACAACTGGAGACAGCAGCGTAACTCTTTCTCAGGGAATACCAATAACACAGGAAGTGACTCTTACAACCGCTTTAATGAGAACAGACCTGGGGGTAAAAGGAGGGAGCCTGAGACCTCTGATACACCACTGGACCGGTCGGGTTGGTCTCCTGCCTCCAGCTGGGCGGTGCGCCGAACCCTGCCTGCTGATGTACAGAACTACTATTCACGAAGGGAGCGAGGTCCTGGGCCAGGTGGCAGCATCTGGAACAGACAAGAAGAAGACCAACCTGCAGCTGGTTTCTCCAAACCAACAG atCCCCCACAGAGTGAGCCAAGTACTCATCTACCTAATGAAGCAGTACCAGCCCCACCTGCTGTAATACCCCACCAGGTCAATGTACTGGGGGTTCTACGATACCCACTGGGGCCTGTGGGACTGCGAGCACCTTCTGTCGTCATGCAGCCCACTCCATTTGCTATTCCCCCTCAGATACCTGTACATCTGCATCCACCAGGACCTCCTATCCCAATACCTTCCATTTCTGTCCAGAGTCTGCCACCACcgcctccaccaccacctcctgtTCAGCAGGGCTGCATCACTGTCCTTCCAGCTGAAAGTCTGCCTCAG GTCAGTTTCCATGTGCCAGCAAAAGTCCCTGTAAAAGCAACCCTCAACAAGGCAGCACCTTTGCAAACTCACCCCACCAGCACACCGAGTGTAGCCCAGCCATCTTCCACTACCCAACCTCCCTCTCACAGCAAAGCCCATGCTGACAGCTCCAAGAAAGAGAAG AAATTACAGATTCAGGAAAGAGCCATTAGTGAAGTGAAAGCAGCAATCAAGCCATACTATCAGAAGAAAGATATCACCAAGGAGGAATACAAGGAGATTGTACGCAAAGCCGTAGAAAAA gtCTGCCACAGCAAGAGTGGAGAGGTTAAtg